In Halorussus limi, a genomic segment contains:
- a CDS encoding sodium-dependent transporter translates to MTRESWHTRLGFILAAVGSAVGLGNVWRFPWMTAENGGSAFLVVYLGIVLLVGVPGLLAEFVIGRRSQRNPAGALFRLSSGSKSWGAVGLFGVVTAIVLLSFYSVVGGWILRYFLASFSGAYFGSPGAYFESINFGLQAVGFHVGFLALTALVVVGGVRDGIEKATKVMMPAIVVLLVALAGWAVTRQGAGAGLSFYLDFDAAYLRANFFDVLGAAAGQALFTLSLGVGTMITYASYLGDDNNLAYDGSAIAVLNTGVGVLAGFVVFPLLFATFGELTGPAASGGGPGALFVSLAGAFSQVPLGQPLAILFFGVIVLAALSSSISMLEIPVAYLVDEHGVSRRTATLSLAGLVLITGSANALNPALFGFVAGTLVDLMLTAGLAGFLVFVGWVLGADALSEYSTGAGSRVRSLGPAWLWSVRTVLPLFLVATLAVNLLALAGVSLDGLAAAVLG, encoded by the coding sequence ATGACACGCGAATCGTGGCACACTCGCCTCGGCTTCATCCTCGCGGCGGTGGGAAGCGCCGTCGGACTCGGGAACGTCTGGCGTTTCCCGTGGATGACCGCCGAGAACGGAGGGAGTGCCTTCCTGGTCGTGTATCTCGGCATCGTCCTGCTGGTCGGCGTCCCCGGTTTACTGGCGGAGTTCGTCATCGGGCGGCGCTCCCAGCGGAATCCCGCGGGCGCGCTCTTCCGACTCTCCTCCGGGTCGAAGTCGTGGGGCGCGGTCGGTCTGTTCGGCGTCGTGACGGCAATCGTCCTGCTGTCGTTCTACAGCGTCGTCGGCGGGTGGATTCTGAGATACTTCCTCGCCAGTTTCTCGGGGGCGTACTTCGGGTCGCCGGGCGCGTACTTCGAGTCCATCAACTTCGGGCTTCAGGCGGTCGGGTTCCACGTCGGGTTCCTCGCGCTGACAGCGCTGGTCGTGGTCGGCGGCGTCCGCGACGGCATCGAGAAGGCGACCAAGGTGATGATGCCCGCCATCGTCGTCCTGCTGGTCGCGCTGGCGGGATGGGCGGTCACGCGGCAGGGCGCGGGCGCGGGCCTGTCGTTCTACCTCGACTTCGACGCGGCCTACCTCCGCGCGAACTTCTTCGACGTGCTGGGCGCGGCGGCCGGACAGGCGCTGTTCACCCTCTCGCTCGGCGTCGGCACGATGATAACCTACGCCTCGTATCTGGGCGACGACAACAACCTCGCGTACGACGGGAGCGCCATCGCGGTCCTCAACACCGGCGTCGGCGTCCTCGCCGGGTTCGTCGTCTTCCCGCTGCTGTTCGCCACGTTCGGCGAGTTGACGGGACCGGCCGCCTCCGGCGGCGGTCCCGGCGCGCTGTTCGTGAGTCTGGCGGGCGCGTTCTCGCAGGTCCCGCTCGGACAGCCGTTGGCGATTCTGTTCTTCGGCGTCATCGTCCTCGCGGCGCTCTCCTCGTCCATCAGCATGCTCGAAATCCCGGTCGCCTACCTCGTGGACGAACACGGCGTCTCCCGGCGGACCGCGACCCTCTCGCTCGCGGGCCTCGTCCTGATAACCGGAAGCGCGAACGCGCTCAACCCCGCGCTGTTCGGCTTCGTCGCCGGGACGCTGGTGGACCTGATGCTGACCGCGGGACTCGCCGGCTTCCTCGTGTTCGTCGGGTGGGTCCTCGGCGCGGACGCCCTCTCGGAGTACTCGACGGGCGCGGGGTCGCGCGTCCGGTCGCTCGGCCCGGCGTGGCTCTGGTCGGTCCGGACGGTTCTGCCGCTCTTCCTCGTGGCCACGCTCGCGGTGAACTTGCTGGCGCTCGCGGGGGTCTCGCTCGACGGACTCGCCGCCGCGGTTCTGGGCTGA
- a CDS encoding sodium-dependent transporter, which produces MAERETWTSRIGFIFAAVGSAVGLGNIWSFPFQTAANGGAAFLVVYLLAVFLIGFPTMMVEFVIGRRGESNPVAAFQKLGYGNWSFTGGLGVFSSLVTLSFYSVVGGWVLSYIVGSVTGGYFGDAGAYFGSVASGPVAIAAHVVFMVITVGIVASGVTDGIERATKFMIPAILVLLVGLAAWATTLNGATAGYEYYLSPDFSVIASNFGSIVPPAMGQAFFTLSLGFSVMIAYSSYLGRDDSLPADGGAIVVVNTLVALLAGFVVFPILFATGGASGAGGGAGTAFVALAGAFANLPAGGIIGFIFFTVLLFAALSSSISLLEVPVSYVTENYGYGRAPTTVAMGLGIALVGVPATFGTSWLGFYNDVVFNLLLPVSVFLLAIFVGWVADREAIDELGRGSSIGSSFTTAWLWWVRLVVPAVVLMTLWLGLETLYNGLTNGGYF; this is translated from the coding sequence ATGGCAGAACGAGAGACGTGGACGAGTCGCATCGGATTCATCTTCGCCGCCGTCGGGAGCGCCGTCGGACTCGGGAACATCTGGTCGTTCCCGTTCCAGACCGCCGCGAACGGCGGTGCGGCGTTCCTCGTCGTCTACCTGTTGGCCGTCTTCCTCATCGGCTTCCCGACGATGATGGTCGAGTTCGTCATCGGTCGGCGCGGCGAGAGCAACCCCGTGGCCGCGTTCCAGAAACTCGGCTACGGCAACTGGTCGTTCACCGGCGGTCTCGGGGTGTTCTCCTCGCTGGTGACGCTGTCGTTCTACAGCGTCGTCGGCGGGTGGGTCCTCAGCTACATCGTGGGTAGCGTCACGGGCGGGTACTTCGGCGACGCCGGAGCGTACTTCGGGTCCGTCGCCTCCGGTCCCGTCGCTATCGCCGCGCACGTCGTCTTCATGGTGATTACCGTCGGCATCGTCGCCTCGGGCGTCACCGACGGCATCGAGCGCGCCACGAAGTTCATGATTCCCGCGATTCTGGTTCTGCTCGTCGGACTCGCGGCGTGGGCCACCACGCTCAACGGGGCCACCGCGGGCTACGAGTACTACCTCTCGCCGGACTTCAGCGTCATCGCCAGTAACTTCGGCTCCATCGTCCCGCCCGCGATGGGACAGGCGTTCTTCACCCTCTCGCTCGGGTTCAGCGTCATGATAGCCTACTCGTCGTACCTCGGGCGCGACGACAGTCTCCCGGCCGACGGGGGCGCAATCGTCGTCGTCAACACCCTCGTCGCGCTCCTCGCGGGCTTCGTCGTCTTCCCCATCCTGTTCGCCACCGGCGGCGCGAGCGGGGCGGGCGGCGGTGCCGGGACCGCGTTCGTCGCGCTGGCGGGCGCGTTCGCCAACCTCCCCGCCGGCGGCATCATCGGCTTCATCTTCTTCACTGTCCTGCTGTTCGCGGCCCTCTCCAGTTCCATCAGTCTGCTGGAGGTGCCGGTGTCCTACGTCACCGAGAACTACGGCTACGGCCGCGCGCCGACCACCGTGGCGATGGGACTCGGCATCGCGCTCGTCGGCGTGCCCGCGACGTTCGGCACGTCGTGGCTCGGCTTCTACAACGACGTGGTGTTCAACCTCCTGCTCCCCGTCTCGGTGTTCCTGCTGGCCATCTTCGTCGGCTGGGTCGCCGACCGCGAGGCCATCGACGAACTCGGTCGGGGGTCGTCCATCGGGTCGTCGTTCACGACGGCGTGGCTCTGGTGGGTCCGACTCGTCGTCCCGGCCGTCGTCCTCATGACGCTCTGGCTCGGTCTCGAAACGCTCTACAACGGCCTCACCAACGGAGGCTACTTCTAA
- a CDS encoding SDR family NAD(P)-dependent oxidoreductase, whose protein sequence is MSVSFDFGDEVALVTGATGALGSAVCEAFADAGATVAAADVVAPDEEDARLDADRDRIDFYEGDFTDESEVERVVSAVVDDHGGLDYLVNVAGTWRGGTPVAETDADAFDFLFDVNLKTMFLASKHAIPHLRGEGDGANADESDRQGAIVSVSARASLEGGEGDGPYRASKAGVRLLTETIAEEESGEVRANAVMPSVIDTPANREAMPDADHESWVEPAEIAQTMLVLCSDATGVTSGAAVPVYGEA, encoded by the coding sequence ATGAGCGTCAGTTTCGACTTCGGCGACGAGGTGGCACTCGTGACCGGCGCGACCGGTGCGCTCGGGAGCGCGGTCTGCGAGGCGTTCGCCGACGCGGGCGCGACTGTCGCCGCCGCGGACGTGGTGGCGCCCGACGAGGAGGACGCCCGCCTCGACGCCGACCGCGACCGAATCGACTTCTACGAGGGCGACTTCACCGACGAGAGCGAGGTCGAACGCGTCGTCTCGGCGGTCGTAGACGACCACGGCGGCCTCGACTACCTCGTCAACGTCGCGGGCACGTGGCGCGGCGGCACACCCGTCGCGGAGACCGACGCCGACGCGTTCGACTTCCTGTTCGACGTGAACCTGAAGACGATGTTCTTGGCGAGCAAGCACGCTATCCCGCACCTCCGAGGAGAGGGCGACGGGGCGAACGCGGACGAGAGCGACCGGCAGGGTGCCATCGTGAGCGTCAGCGCGCGCGCTTCGCTCGAAGGCGGGGAGGGAGACGGCCCCTACCGGGCGTCGAAGGCGGGCGTTCGCCTGCTGACCGAGACCATCGCCGAGGAGGAGAGCGGCGAGGTGCGGGCCAACGCCGTGATGCCGAGCGTCATCGACACCCCTGCCAACCGCGAGGCGATGCCCGACGCCGACCACGAGTCGTGGGTCGAACCGGCCGAAATCGCGCAGACGATGCTGGTCCTCTGCTCGGACGCGACCGGAGTCACCAGCGGTGCGGCGGTGCCGGTGTACGGCGAGGCGTGA